A DNA window from Dictyoglomus sp. contains the following coding sequences:
- a CDS encoding beta-N-acetylhexosaminidase has protein sequence MEGRIYIVPEPKRLEFRGKWFPFDGFENFPQFLSKEFSIPKGTWRINKLEKEGTGLEIKDKIIYIWGDEKICYATIIQLLIQNKKMLPEVIIEEEFSFSFRGYHLDIARGGVPNLDTFKKILKWLFLLKYNYFAIYFEDLFPWRKYPQIGILRGRLKEEELKEIIDFGKNLGIEVFPSLELCGHMEHILSLPDFTKFSEWHRPQEGCLDVSNESAREFTYDLLSEVLEFFPSKYIHIGGDETWALGRGRSLDKTGTFNGPFLFEMHHRNMINMVKDKGKIPVVWGDMLTGMYLREEEKERWKIVLESDIWDDVVIANWDYTDLSYEHFENKINMFGERKKKELACPGLSNWLRFYPNFDIALGNLRNFLTSAKKEKLPGFLITAWGDDGSECLFSFLDPLILAGMEIAEGNGEWEEKWMALSKEGEEIVRVRKVFGETFFSETIKRVVLGDFLFRYFTEVIGKDYQKREPTGDFWMDYYSKILGDLTNKEELLKKYEKLLEEVFPINLPEDLCFIREMLKVGISKLKGELKVSDFIKLANIYGKLWLSERKEEGLEFIITKFWGAGGRIDLNIK, from the coding sequence ATGGAAGGAAGAATTTATATTGTTCCCGAACCTAAAAGATTGGAATTTAGAGGAAAATGGTTTCCCTTTGATGGATTTGAGAATTTTCCCCAATTTCTTTCTAAAGAATTTAGTATTCCTAAAGGGACATGGAGAATAAATAAATTAGAAAAGGAAGGAACGGGACTAGAGATAAAGGATAAAATAATCTATATTTGGGGGGATGAGAAAATATGTTATGCAACAATTATTCAACTTTTAATACAAAATAAAAAGATGCTTCCTGAGGTAATTATAGAAGAAGAATTTTCCTTTTCCTTTAGAGGATATCATTTGGATATTGCAAGGGGCGGAGTCCCTAATCTTGATACTTTCAAAAAGATTCTAAAATGGCTTTTCCTTCTAAAATACAATTATTTTGCTATATATTTTGAGGATCTTTTTCCTTGGAGAAAATATCCCCAGATTGGGATTCTTCGAGGAAGATTAAAAGAGGAAGAATTAAAAGAAATCATAGATTTTGGCAAAAATTTAGGAATTGAGGTTTTTCCTTCTTTAGAGCTTTGTGGCCATATGGAACATATTCTTTCTTTACCTGATTTTACAAAATTTAGTGAATGGCATAGACCTCAAGAGGGATGCTTAGATGTGTCCAATGAATCTGCAAGAGAATTCACTTATGACCTTCTTTCTGAGGTTTTGGAATTTTTCCCTTCAAAATATATACATATTGGTGGAGATGAGACCTGGGCCTTGGGAAGGGGAAGAAGCTTAGATAAAACAGGAACTTTTAATGGTCCTTTTCTTTTTGAGATGCATCATAGAAACATGATAAATATGGTAAAGGATAAAGGAAAAATTCCTGTAGTATGGGGAGATATGTTAACGGGCATGTATCTTAGAGAAGAGGAGAAGGAGAGGTGGAAAATTGTATTAGAAAGTGATATTTGGGATGATGTGGTTATTGCTAATTGGGATTATACAGATCTTTCCTATGAGCATTTTGAAAATAAGATAAATATGTTTGGGGAGAGAAAGAAAAAGGAATTAGCGTGTCCTGGTCTTTCTAACTGGCTAAGATTTTATCCTAATTTTGATATTGCTCTTGGAAATCTTAGGAACTTCTTGACTTCTGCTAAAAAAGAAAAACTTCCTGGTTTTTTAATTACTGCGTGGGGAGACGATGGTTCAGAATGTCTTTTTTCTTTTTTGGATCCTCTTATTCTTGCAGGAATGGAAATCGCAGAAGGAAATGGAGAATGGGAAGAAAAATGGATGGCATTATCGAAAGAAGGGGAGGAAATTGTTAGAGTAAGAAAAGTCTTTGGGGAGACTTTCTTTTCAGAAACTATAAAACGGGTTGTTTTAGGAGATTTTCTATTTAGATATTTTACAGAAGTAATAGGAAAAGACTATCAGAAAAGAGAACCCACAGGAGATTTCTGGATGGATTATTATTCTAAAATATTAGGAGATTTAACCAATAAAGAGGAACTATTGAAAAAATATGAAAAGCTTTTGGAAGAGGTATTTCCTATAAATCTTCCTGAAGATTTATGTTTTATAAGAGAAATGTTAAAAGTGGGAATAAGTAAATTAAAAGGAGAGTTAAAAGTTTCTGATTTTATAAAACTTGCTAACATTTATGGTAAACTATGGCTTTCAGAAAGAAAAGAAGAGGGATTAGAGTTTATAATTACAAAATTTTGGGGTGCTGGTGGAAGAATCGATTTAAATATTAAATAA
- a CDS encoding phosphate propanoyltransferase — MEEIKVPIGVSARHIHLSLEDKERLFGPGYKLTPRNPLSQKGQFACEEEVEVLGPKGRSLKFRILGPERKSTQIELSLTDAIFLGLQPPVRDSGDIEGSPGAKIIGPKGIIEIEKGVIIPWRHIHTPTPIAEKLGLYDKQLVKVRLGTIRAVVFENVLIRVRDDFTWELHLDTDEANAAMVKTGDIATLILEEVREKVKL, encoded by the coding sequence ATGGAAGAAATAAAGGTACCTATTGGAGTATCCGCAAGACACATTCACTTATCTTTAGAAGATAAAGAAAGACTCTTTGGGCCAGGATATAAACTTACCCCAAGAAATCCTTTATCCCAAAAGGGTCAATTCGCCTGCGAGGAAGAGGTGGAAGTTCTTGGTCCTAAAGGAAGAAGTTTAAAATTTAGAATCTTAGGACCAGAAAGAAAATCAACCCAAATAGAATTATCTCTAACTGATGCTATTTTTCTTGGTTTACAACCTCCTGTAAGAGATTCAGGAGATATTGAAGGATCTCCAGGAGCTAAAATAATAGGACCAAAGGGAATAATAGAAATTGAAAAAGGTGTAATTATTCCCTGGAGACATATTCATACTCCAACTCCCATAGCAGAAAAATTGGGACTTTATGATAAACAGTTGGTTAAGGTAAGATTAGGAACCATTAGAGCTGTAGTTTTTGAGAATGTTCTTATAAGGGTAAGGGATGATTTTACCTGGGAACTACATCTTGATACCGATGAAGCTAATGCAGCAATGGTAAAAACAGGAGATATTGCCACATTAATATTAGAAGAGGTAAGAGAAAAGGTAAAATTATAA
- a CDS encoding DUF362 domain-containing protein, producing the protein MKKEKIFNLGLGIAFLISQSFSKIEKNFVKFDKVNNLDLNRIVQNLSMETKEIENQKISEVVPVGIAKERDIKQSVRTSVYMVGGLNFINPGDTVLIKPNVNSDDPYPGTTNPQVLEEVILMVKERGAKRIIVADCSGIPWPNTMRNMERVGIAQVAKKLGVELYALDNMEWIWVKPEKAKYWSNGFRIPKIVKEVDHIINVAVVKTHSITDFTMSLKNFVGLIHRQDRMIMHGSRYIKEMIAELNLAFNPALNILDASRVFVRGGPAKGEVREPMMIIASPDRIACDIVGLSLLKILGTTPEIQDKNMWDHPQIKRAVEVGIGIKNPEKIILKGSQVDIEKFEKRLK; encoded by the coding sequence ATGAAAAAGGAAAAAATTTTTAACTTAGGTTTAGGGATCGCCTTCTTAATTTCTCAGAGTTTCTCAAAAATAGAAAAAAATTTTGTAAAGTTTGATAAAGTCAACAACCTTGATCTTAATAGAATTGTTCAAAATCTATCAATGGAGACTAAAGAAATAGAAAACCAAAAAATCTCAGAGGTTGTTCCTGTTGGTATTGCAAAGGAAAGGGATATAAAGCAGTCAGTAAGAACTTCAGTTTATATGGTTGGAGGGCTTAATTTTATAAATCCCGGGGATACAGTCCTTATAAAACCAAATGTAAACTCCGATGATCCCTATCCAGGAACAACAAACCCTCAAGTTTTAGAAGAAGTAATCTTAATGGTAAAAGAAAGGGGAGCGAAAAGGATTATTGTCGCGGATTGTTCAGGGATTCCTTGGCCTAATACTATGAGAAACATGGAAAGAGTTGGAATTGCACAAGTAGCTAAAAAATTAGGGGTAGAATTATATGCTTTAGATAATATGGAATGGATATGGGTAAAACCTGAGAAGGCAAAATATTGGAGTAATGGATTTAGAATCCCCAAAATAGTAAAAGAAGTAGATCATATTATTAATGTAGCTGTAGTTAAAACTCATTCTATTACAGATTTTACTATGTCATTAAAAAACTTTGTTGGATTAATTCATAGACAAGATAGGATGATAATGCATGGGTCAAGATATATAAAGGAGATGATTGCAGAATTAAATCTTGCCTTTAATCCTGCATTAAATATATTAGATGCCAGTAGAGTATTCGTTAGAGGAGGACCTGCAAAGGGAGAGGTAAGGGAACCTATGATGATTATTGCATCTCCTGATAGGATTGCATGTGATATAGTAGGTCTTTCCCTTCTGAAGATTCTTGGAACAACTCCTGAGATTCAGGATAAAAATATGTGGGATCATCCTCAGATAAAAAGAGCAGTAGAAGTAGGAATAGGAATAAAAAATCCTGAGAAAATTATACTAAAAGGTTCTCAGGTAGATATAGAAAAATTTGAAAAGAGGCTTAAATAA
- a CDS encoding bifunctional folylpolyglutamate synthase/dihydrofolate synthase produces the protein MEYKEAVNYLYSFINYERHLDQITYGEKKFYLERMNHLLNIMGNPHRFLKAFHIAGTKGKGSTSAMIFSVLKSKGYKVGLFISPHLQTIRERISTHDGLISKEEFVELIEDAKPYIEKAKEHPVYGPPTFFEVLTAIAFLYFYKKKLDFVVIEVGLGGRLDATNTIIPMVSIITPIGFDHMHILGNTLSEIAREKAGIIKEKVPLVCSPQDPSAWEVIKEVAINKKAPYFKVDDIYSWKKIASNLKEQIFVISGKEKEEIFSIPLLGAHQLVNAVCCYASLSLNLFWEISSEDLRRGFSSVSWPGRFEIVKNEPLVVLDGAHNISSAIALRETLEDYVKFERLFLICGMMKDKDSYSFLNTLEPLVYSFHFLPLPSSRTRNPEDLGENVKDRGKPIYFYKDFPSTFEDVYKRASPNDLILITGSLYLVGEARDYLLGKLD, from the coding sequence ATGGAATATAAGGAAGCGGTAAATTATTTATATAGTTTTATAAATTATGAAAGACACTTAGATCAGATAACCTATGGAGAAAAAAAATTTTATCTTGAAAGAATGAATCATTTATTAAATATAATGGGAAATCCCCATAGATTTCTTAAAGCTTTTCATATAGCTGGTACTAAAGGAAAGGGATCTACATCCGCTATGATTTTCTCTGTCTTGAAATCTAAGGGATATAAGGTGGGATTATTTATTTCTCCTCATCTTCAAACTATAAGAGAAAGAATATCTACCCATGATGGCTTGATAAGTAAAGAAGAATTTGTGGAGCTTATTGAAGATGCAAAACCTTATATAGAAAAAGCAAAAGAACATCCTGTTTATGGACCACCTACCTTTTTTGAGGTTTTAACTGCTATTGCTTTTCTGTATTTTTACAAGAAAAAATTGGATTTTGTAGTAATTGAGGTGGGTCTTGGGGGTAGACTGGATGCTACAAATACAATTATTCCTATGGTTTCCATTATTACTCCTATTGGTTTCGATCATATGCATATTCTTGGAAATACCTTATCTGAAATTGCCCGGGAAAAAGCAGGAATTATAAAAGAAAAGGTGCCATTAGTTTGTTCTCCTCAGGATCCTTCTGCATGGGAGGTAATCAAAGAGGTTGCAATCAATAAAAAGGCTCCATACTTTAAAGTAGATGATATATATAGTTGGAAAAAAATAGCTTCTAATCTTAAAGAACAAATTTTTGTGATTTCTGGAAAGGAAAAGGAAGAGATTTTCAGTATACCTCTTCTAGGAGCTCATCAACTTGTAAATGCAGTATGTTGTTATGCTAGTTTATCCCTCAACCTTTTCTGGGAAATCTCTTCGGAGGATTTAAGAAGGGGATTTTCCTCAGTAAGTTGGCCAGGAAGATTTGAAATAGTAAAGAATGAACCTTTAGTGGTTCTTGATGGAGCTCATAATATTTCTTCCGCTATAGCTTTAAGGGAAACCTTAGAGGATTATGTTAAATTTGAAAGATTATTTTTAATATGTGGCATGATGAAAGATAAAGATTCTTATTCTTTTCTTAATACTTTGGAACCTTTAGTATATAGTTTTCATTTTTTACCTCTTCCTAGTTCTAGAACTAGAAATCCTGAAGATTTAGGAGAAAATGTAAAAGATAGAGGTAAACCAATTTATTTTTATAAGGATTTTCCGTCTACCTTTGAGGATGTATATAAAAGAGCCTCACCCAATGATCTTATCTTAATAACCGGTTCTTTATATCTTGTAGGTGAGGCTCGAGACTATTTATTAGGAAAATTAGATTAG
- a CDS encoding thioredoxin family protein, protein MALLKDEDRKYLENLFRENLKDKIKIILFSERSAGSKLYVPGRIECPYCQQTREILEEVVSLSELLELEVHDFLAEESLAKKYGVDKIPAILFQKNDEVLNLRFFGIPSGYEFSTLIEDIIDISRGETHLSEKTKNFLKSLTKPVHIQVFVTPTCPYCPRAVRLAHQMAMESKLVTADMIESIEFPHLAEKYQVSGVPKSIINEKVEIEGAVPEDVFVEYIRSAIKF, encoded by the coding sequence ATGGCATTACTAAAAGATGAAGATAGAAAATATCTGGAAAATCTTTTTAGAGAAAATCTAAAAGACAAGATAAAGATAATACTTTTTAGTGAAAGATCTGCAGGAAGTAAACTGTATGTTCCTGGAAGGATAGAATGTCCCTATTGTCAACAGACAAGAGAGATCTTAGAAGAAGTTGTTAGTCTCTCAGAGTTATTGGAATTGGAAGTCCATGATTTTCTTGCAGAAGAATCTTTAGCTAAAAAATATGGGGTAGATAAAATTCCTGCAATTTTATTCCAAAAAAATGATGAAGTACTTAATTTAAGATTTTTTGGAATCCCATCAGGATACGAATTCTCCACGTTAATAGAAGATATAATAGATATATCAAGAGGAGAGACCCATCTTTCTGAAAAAACTAAAAACTTCCTAAAAAGTTTAACAAAACCAGTACATATTCAAGTTTTCGTTACACCTACCTGTCCTTATTGTCCTAGAGCAGTGAGACTCGCCCACCAGATGGCAATGGAGAGTAAATTAGTCACTGCAGATATGATAGAATCAATTGAATTCCCTCATCTTGCTGAAAAATATCAAGTTTCTGGAGTACCTAAAAGTATAATAAACGAAAAAGTAGAAATAGAAGGGGCAGTTCCTGAAGATGTTTTTGTGGAATATATAAGATCCGCTATAAAATTCTAA